In Clostridium sp. DL-VIII, the following proteins share a genomic window:
- a CDS encoding redox-sensing transcriptional repressor Rex, giving the protein MEKNKNISMAVIKRLPKYHRYLEELMRNDVDRISSKELGEKIGFTASQIRQDLNCFGDFGQQGYGYNVKELYNEVSSILGLNRGYEAALIGAGNIGQAVSNYSRFENLGFKITAIFDANPKLIGMKIRNVEIMDIDEMSSVLSSRRIDIGIICVPRKNAQTVADELIKGGIRGIWNFAPVDLIVPDYVKVENVHLSESLLTLIYLLNESDN; this is encoded by the coding sequence ATGGAGAAAAATAAAAATATATCTATGGCAGTTATTAAAAGATTGCCAAAATATCATAGATACCTTGAAGAGCTTATGAGAAATGATGTAGATAGAATTTCTTCAAAAGAATTAGGTGAAAAAATAGGATTTACTGCGTCACAAATTCGTCAAGATTTAAATTGCTTTGGTGATTTCGGACAACAGGGATATGGATATAATGTCAAAGAGCTATATAATGAAGTTAGCTCTATTTTAGGATTGAATAGGGGATATGAAGCAGCATTGATTGGTGCAGGTAATATAGGGCAAGCAGTTTCGAATTATTCAAGATTTGAAAATTTAGGGTTTAAAATAACTGCTATATTTGACGCTAATCCTAAGCTTATAGGAATGAAAATTAGAAATGTGGAAATCATGGACATAGATGAAATGTCATCTGTATTAAGTTCGCGTAGAATAGATATAGGAATAATCTGTGTTCCAAGAAAGAATGCACAAACAGTTGCTGATGAATTGATAAAAGGTGGTATAAGAGGAATCTGGAATTTTGCACCTGTTGATTTAATTGTTCCAGATTATGTGAAGGTAGAAAATGTTCATTTAAGCGAAAGTTTGCTAACTTTAATTTACCTATTGAATGAAAGTGATAATTAA
- a CDS encoding short-chain-enoyl-CoA hydratase translates to MELKNVILEKEGHLAIVTINRPKALNALNSETLKDLDAVLEDLEKDSNVYAVVLTGAGEKSFVAGADIAEMKDLNEEQGKEFGILGNNVFRRLEKLDKPVIAAVSGFALGGGCELAMSCDIRIASEKARFGQPEAGLGITPGFGGTQRLARIVGPGKAKELIYTCDLIKAEEAYRIGLVNKVVPLESLMDEAKAMANKIAANAPKAVAYCKDAIDRGMQVDIDSAILIEAEDFGKCFATEDQTEGMTAFLERRAEKNFKNK, encoded by the coding sequence ATGGAATTAAAAAATGTGATTCTTGAGAAAGAAGGACATTTAGCTATTGTTACAATCAATAGGCCAAAAGCATTAAATGCATTAAATTCAGAGACTCTAAAAGATTTGGATGCTGTTTTAGAAGATTTAGAGAAAGACAGCAATGTATACGCAGTTGTATTAACTGGTGCTGGTGAAAAATCCTTTGTAGCTGGAGCGGACATTGCAGAAATGAAGGATCTTAATGAAGAACAAGGTAAAGAATTTGGAATCTTAGGAAACAATGTTTTCAGAAGATTAGAAAAATTGGATAAGCCAGTTATTGCAGCTGTGTCAGGATTTGCTCTTGGCGGCGGATGTGAGCTTGCTATGTCATGTGACATACGAATAGCTTCAGAAAAGGCTAGATTTGGTCAACCAGAGGCAGGACTTGGAATAACACCTGGATTTGGTGGGACTCAAAGATTAGCAAGAATTGTAGGACCTGGAAAGGCAAAAGAATTAATCTATACTTGTGATTTAATAAAAGCCGAAGAAGCTTACAGAATAGGTCTAGTAAATAAGGTAGTTCCATTAGAAAGTTTAATGGATGAAGCAAAGGCTATGGCAAATAAAATTGCAGCTAATGCTCCAAAAGCAGTTGCATATTGCAAAGATGCTATAGATAGAGGAATGCAAGTTGACATAGATTCTGCTATCCTAATAGAAGCAGAAGACTTTGGTAAATGTTTTGCAACTGAAGATCAAACAGAGGGAATGACTGCATTCTTAGAAAGAAGAGCAGAAAAGAACTTCAAAAATAAATAA
- a CDS encoding acyl-CoA dehydrogenase yields the protein MNFQLTREQELVQQMVREFAVNEVKPIAAEIDETERFPMENVKKMAKIGMMGIPFSKEVGGAGGDVLSYIIAVEELSKVCGTTGVILSAHTSLCASVINEHGTPEQKAKYLPELCSGKKLGAFGLTEPGAGTDAAGQQTSAVLEGDHYVLNGSKIFITNGGVAETFIIFAMTDKSQGTKGISAFIVEKSFPGFSIGKLENKMGIRASSTTELVMENCIVPKENLIGKEGKGFGIAMKTLDGGRIGIAAQALGIAEGAFEEAVNYMKERKQFGKPLSAFQGLQWYIAEMDVKIQAAQHLVYKAACKKQAGEPYSVDAARAKLFAADVAMEVTTKAVQIFGGYGYTKEYPVERMMRDAKICEIYEGTSEVQKMVIAGSILR from the coding sequence ATGAATTTCCAATTAACTAGAGAACAAGAATTAGTACAACAAATGGTTAGAGAATTCGCAGTAAATGAAGTTAAACCAATAGCTGCAGAAATCGATGAAACAGAAAGATTCCCTATGGAAAATGTTAAAAAGATGGCAAAGATTGGAATGATGGGTATCCCATTTTCTAAGGAAGTTGGAGGAGCTGGCGGAGATGTACTTTCATACATAATCGCTGTAGAAGAATTATCAAAAGTTTGTGGTACAACAGGAGTTATACTTTCAGCTCATACATCATTATGTGCATCAGTAATAAATGAACATGGTACTCCAGAACAAAAAGCAAAATATTTACCAGAGCTTTGTAGTGGTAAAAAATTAGGTGCTTTTGGTTTAACTGAGCCAGGTGCTGGAACAGATGCAGCAGGACAACAAACAAGTGCTGTGCTAGAAGGAGACCATTATGTATTAAATGGTTCAAAAATATTCATAACAAATGGTGGAGTTGCTGAAACTTTCATAATATTTGCTATGACAGATAAGAGCCAAGGAACAAAAGGAATTTCTGCATTTATCGTAGAAAAATCATTCCCAGGATTCTCAATAGGAAAATTAGAAAACAAGATGGGTATTAGAGCATCTTCTACTACAGAATTAGTTATGGAAAATTGTATAGTACCAAAAGAAAACTTAATTGGAAAAGAAGGTAAGGGATTCGGAATAGCAATGAAGACTCTTGATGGAGGAAGAATTGGTATTGCAGCTCAAGCATTAGGTATTGCAGAAGGAGCATTTGAAGAAGCTGTTAACTATATGAAAGAAAGAAAGCAATTTGGTAAGCCACTTTCAGCATTCCAAGGATTACAATGGTATATAGCTGAAATGGATGTTAAAATACAAGCAGCTCAACATTTAGTATACAAGGCAGCATGCAAGAAGCAAGCTGGAGAACCATACTCAGTAGATGCTGCAAGAGCTAAATTGTTTGCTGCAGATGTTGCAATGGAAGTTACAACTAAAGCAGTGCAAATCTTTGGTGGATACGGATATACTAAGGAATATCCAGTAGAAAGAATGATGAGAGATGCTAAAATATGCGAAATCTACGAGGGAACTTCAGAAGTTCAAAAGATGGTTATCGCTGGAAGCATTTTAAGATAG
- a CDS encoding metalloregulator ArsR/SmtB family transcription factor gives MTNNEEIVESCNCNVIHEDVVSKVKDLLPKDEVLYDLAELFKAFGDSTRVKLLCALFEADMCVCDLAAVLGVSQSAVSHQLRTLKAARLVKFKRVGKVVYYSLDDEHIKGIFNQGFEHIME, from the coding sequence ATGACTAATAATGAAGAAATTGTTGAAAGCTGCAATTGTAATGTTATACATGAAGATGTTGTGTCAAAGGTTAAAGATTTGTTGCCTAAAGATGAAGTTTTATATGATTTGGCAGAATTATTTAAAGCTTTTGGAGATTCGACAAGAGTTAAGTTATTATGTGCTCTATTTGAGGCAGATATGTGTGTATGTGATTTGGCAGCAGTTTTAGGAGTGAGTCAATCTGCAGTATCCCACCAATTAAGGACATTAAAGGCGGCAAGACTTGTAAAATTTAAGAGAGTGGGTAAGGTTGTATATTATTCATTAGATGATGAACATATAAAGGGAATATTTAATCAAGGCTTTGAACATATAATGGAATGA